A DNA window from Massilia putida contains the following coding sequences:
- a CDS encoding PilT/PilU family type 4a pilus ATPase, whose product MERDQATKFMFDLLRLMVSKGGSDLFITSGFPPAMKIDGRMTPVSSQALSASHTADLARAIMNDKQAAGFELTKEANFAISPGDLGRFRVSAFMQMGAVGMVLRVITTTIPKFEDLDLPDVLKDVIMTKRGLVIMVGATGSGKSTTLATMVGYRNENSHGHIITIEDPVEFVHPHRNCVITQREVGVDTDSFEAALKNSLRQAPDVIQIGEIRDRETMEHAIAFAETGHLCLATLHANSSNQALDRIINFFPEERRQQLLMDLSLNLKGLISQRLIPKKEAKGRVVAMEILLNSPLISDLIFKGEVHEIKEIMKKSRELGMQTFDQALFDLYEADKITYEDALRNADSVNDLRLNIKLNSKNAKNRDFSAGTETLGLV is encoded by the coding sequence ATGGAACGCGACCAGGCCACCAAATTCATGTTCGACCTGCTGCGCCTGATGGTCAGCAAGGGCGGCTCCGACCTGTTCATCACGTCAGGCTTTCCGCCGGCGATGAAGATCGACGGCCGCATGACGCCCGTGTCCAGCCAGGCCTTGAGCGCGTCGCACACGGCCGACCTGGCGCGCGCCATCATGAACGACAAGCAGGCCGCCGGCTTCGAACTGACGAAGGAAGCCAACTTCGCCATCAGCCCGGGCGACCTGGGACGCTTCCGCGTCTCCGCCTTCATGCAGATGGGCGCCGTGGGCATGGTGCTGCGCGTGATCACGACGACGATCCCGAAGTTCGAAGACCTCGACCTGCCGGACGTGCTGAAGGACGTGATCATGACCAAGCGCGGCCTCGTGATCATGGTCGGCGCCACGGGCTCCGGCAAATCGACGACGCTCGCGACGATGGTCGGCTACCGCAACGAGAACAGCCACGGCCACATCATCACGATCGAGGACCCCGTCGAATTCGTCCACCCGCACAGGAACTGCGTGATCACGCAGCGCGAGGTCGGCGTCGACACGGACAGCTTCGAGGCGGCGCTGAAGAACTCCCTGCGCCAGGCGCCGGACGTGATCCAGATCGGAGAAATCCGCGACCGCGAGACGATGGAACACGCGATCGCGTTCGCCGAGACGGGCCACTTGTGCCTGGCCACCTTGCACGCGAACAGCTCGAACCAGGCGCTGGACCGCATCATCAACTTCTTCCCGGAAGAGCGCCGCCAGCAGCTGCTGATGGACTTGTCGCTGAACCTGAAGGGCCTGATCTCGCAGCGCCTCATCCCGAAGAAGGAAGCGAAGGGCCGCGTGGTCGCGATGGAGATCCTGCTGAATTCGCCGCTGATCTCGGACCTGATCTTCAAGGGCGAAGTCCACGAGATCAAGGAGATCATGAAGAAGTCGCGCGAGCTGGGCATGCAGACCTTCGACCAGGCCCTGTTCGACCTGTACGAGGCCGACAAGATCACCTACGAGGACGCGCTGCGCAACGCGGATTCCGTGAACGATCTGCGCCTGAATATCAAGCTCAACAGCAAGAACGCGAAGAACCGCGACTTCTCGGCGGGGACCGAAACGCTCGGTCTCGTCTGA
- a CDS encoding TonB-dependent receptor yields MSFYTSKGRRNTAQPPLQLKLCVLALTGAGLLSSASVWAQAAAETTEPTDTATVVVTGVRASLIKSLAIKRTNDQVVESIVADDIGKLPDNNVVEALQRVTGIQVTNRAGGEVGTLSIRGLPDVQTTWNGRTIFTASGTQVALQDIPSTLVRQIDVYKTRDASQLETGIAGQVDVKSLRPFDFKGSKVSLSARETYLDPAKKANPQLSGMLSNRWETGAGEFGALVNLSDTKTKYRNESVTPGAMVPFVSPNAAEDPAGYTPLQRVFDNNIWTPGTHTGLPMAAGSTLNFNGKAYPYYLARDAVFQSDVHGERERPAANIALQWKPNSDSVYTFESMYNGYRDKSFNRLLFSFVDWWGDLGSNPAGSITTFPGTNVIKSRTVNNVYGFNSGDYTTSATDSYVYALNGKWNVGDRLKLDGDLSYQTSTYHSEFTATRIDRVAPSINVAFNDGNNNTAFHFNNDADLANPAKWNVAQFYDNANRNKGSAATASLAGVFDADWGALQTIHFGVRFDDRKASEANRTQSATLNRNLASLGPEYASTNANFGTAISDVPRSWVEPNAYYIRDHIDDWRTLYHSADANFQTTDKLSLQKTFEVDEKTTNLFLMGNTQNELFGHSLRGNFGVRYVKVKTDMTFYKVDATTKAVTPSGASKSTNKLLPSMTLIYDPSKDVVLRFNYGETLRRPGFGALNPILQLGDDVSKVGYGSGSGGNPDLKPTRAKNLDLTAEWYFQKDSAIYGTLFNRKIDGLVVDLRHRVHVDPANDPFRNSTSGGDHTNGYDYVINSPTNASNGKISGAELGLIYFPKGLPGLLDGLGFQGSYTRLHSSQNVPDANDAGVIVSQLETPFFGVSNSSYNATLAYEKGPVSARLSYVWRSGFLAANEAALFANPIGIWRHPEKSVDMQVSYKVNDNMSIDISGVNLTNEVQQQYYHFGNAGNAQVSNFGTLQIGRSVSAAIRWKM; encoded by the coding sequence ATGTCGTTTTACACCTCCAAGGGCCGCCGGAACACGGCCCAACCCCCGCTCCAGCTCAAATTGTGCGTGCTCGCCCTGACCGGCGCCGGCCTGCTCAGCAGCGCCTCGGTGTGGGCGCAAGCGGCCGCCGAAACGACGGAGCCGACCGACACCGCGACCGTGGTCGTCACGGGCGTCAGGGCATCGCTGATCAAGAGCCTCGCGATCAAGCGCACCAACGACCAGGTCGTGGAATCGATCGTTGCCGATGACATCGGCAAGCTGCCCGATAACAATGTCGTCGAGGCGCTGCAGCGCGTGACGGGCATCCAGGTCACCAACCGCGCCGGCGGCGAAGTCGGCACCTTGTCCATCCGTGGCCTGCCCGACGTCCAGACCACCTGGAACGGCCGCACTATTTTTACCGCATCGGGCACGCAGGTCGCGCTCCAGGACATTCCCTCGACCCTGGTGCGCCAGATCGACGTCTACAAGACGCGCGACGCCAGCCAGCTGGAAACCGGCATTGCAGGCCAGGTCGACGTCAAGTCGCTGCGGCCGTTCGATTTCAAGGGTTCGAAAGTGTCGCTGTCGGCGCGTGAAACCTATCTCGATCCCGCGAAAAAGGCGAACCCGCAGCTCAGCGGCATGTTGAGCAACCGCTGGGAAACCGGCGCCGGCGAATTCGGTGCCCTGGTCAATCTGTCGGATACCAAGACGAAATACCGCAATGAAAGCGTGACGCCGGGTGCCATGGTGCCGTTCGTCAGCCCGAATGCCGCCGAGGATCCCGCAGGTTACACGCCCTTGCAGCGCGTCTTCGACAACAATATCTGGACGCCTGGTACCCATACCGGCCTGCCGATGGCAGCGGGTTCGACCCTGAATTTCAACGGCAAAGCGTATCCTTATTACCTGGCGCGCGACGCCGTTTTCCAGAGCGACGTCCACGGGGAGCGTGAACGTCCTGCCGCCAATATCGCCTTGCAGTGGAAACCGAACAGCGATTCGGTCTACACCTTCGAATCGATGTACAACGGTTATCGTGACAAGTCCTTCAACCGGTTGCTGTTCAGCTTCGTCGACTGGTGGGGGGATCTCGGCAGCAATCCTGCCGGGTCGATCACGACGTTCCCGGGAACGAACGTCATCAAGAGCCGTACCGTCAATAACGTCTATGGCTTCAACAGCGGCGACTACACCACGTCGGCAACCGATTCCTACGTGTATGCCCTGAACGGCAAGTGGAACGTTGGCGACCGCCTGAAGCTGGACGGTGACCTGTCGTACCAGACCAGCACCTATCACTCGGAATTCACGGCCACCCGGATCGATCGCGTTGCACCGTCCATCAACGTCGCCTTCAATGACGGCAACAACAACACGGCGTTCCATTTCAACAACGATGCCGACCTGGCCAACCCGGCCAAGTGGAATGTTGCGCAGTTCTACGATAACGCCAACCGCAACAAGGGCAGCGCCGCGACGGCCAGTCTGGCGGGCGTCTTCGATGCCGACTGGGGTGCGCTGCAGACGATCCACTTCGGCGTGCGCTTCGACGACCGCAAAGCGTCCGAGGCCAACCGGACGCAATCGGCCACCTTGAACCGCAACCTCGCCTCGCTGGGTCCGGAGTATGCCTCGACCAACGCGAACTTCGGCACGGCCATCTCGGACGTTCCGCGGTCATGGGTCGAGCCCAATGCCTACTACATCCGCGACCATATCGACGACTGGCGTACGCTCTATCACTCGGCCGATGCGAACTTCCAGACGACGGACAAACTGAGCCTGCAGAAGACGTTCGAGGTCGATGAAAAGACGACCAACCTCTTCCTGATGGGGAATACCCAGAACGAACTGTTCGGCCATAGCCTGCGCGGCAATTTCGGCGTGCGCTACGTCAAGGTCAAGACCGACATGACCTTCTACAAGGTGGATGCCACCACCAAGGCGGTCACGCCGTCCGGTGCCAGCAAGTCGACCAACAAGTTGCTGCCCAGCATGACCCTGATTTACGACCCATCCAAGGACGTCGTGCTGCGCTTCAACTATGGTGAAACGCTGCGCCGCCCGGGCTTCGGTGCCCTGAATCCTATCCTGCAACTCGGTGACGACGTGTCGAAGGTGGGTTATGGCTCGGGCAGCGGCGGCAATCCGGACCTGAAACCGACGCGCGCCAAGAACCTCGACCTGACGGCTGAGTGGTATTTCCAGAAGGACAGCGCAATCTACGGCACGCTGTTCAATCGCAAGATCGACGGCCTGGTCGTGGACTTGCGGCACAGGGTGCACGTCGATCCGGCGAACGACCCGTTCCGCAACTCGACCTCGGGCGGCGACCATACGAACGGCTACGACTACGTCATCAATTCGCCGACCAACGCCTCCAACGGCAAGATCAGTGGCGCCGAGCTCGGCCTGATCTACTTCCCGAAAGGGCTGCCGGGCCTGCTGGACGGTCTGGGATTCCAGGGCAGCTATACGCGACTCCACTCGTCGCAGAACGTGCCTGACGCCAATGATGCCGGCGTCATCGTCTCCCAGCTCGAGACACCGTTCTTCGGCGTGTCCAACAGCTCCTACAACGCCACCCTGGCGTACGAAAAGGGCCCGGTCAGTGCGCGCTTGTCCTATGTCTGGCGCTCCGGCTTCCTGGCCGCCAACGAAGCCGCCTTGTTCGCCAATCCGATCGGTATCTGGCGTCATCCGGAAAAGAGCGTGGACATGCAGGTCTCGTACAAGGTCAACGACAACATGTCGATCGATATCAGCGGTGTCAACCTGACCAACGAAGTGCAGCAGCAGTACTACCACTTCGGCAACGCGGGTAACGCGCAAGTGAGCAATTTCGGTACGCTCCAGATCGGACGCTCGGTCTCGGCTGCCATCCGCTGGAAGATGTAA
- a CDS encoding family 43 glycosylhydrolase, which translates to MKSFLATLAIAVPLALSSWACAADIAPKPLFRAPVFDGAADVSIVYDRAAQLWKMFYTNRRATMKLPDPNDVAWVHGTAIGIAASPDGVHWRYQGTADFPKACTDVTSWAPEILYENGVYHMWLTVVPGIFHRWGVPGADGRIEHLTSTDLSKWDCESTVKLDTGRMIDPTVVKIGQGYRMWYKDERAGSRILAADSRDLRTWKKVSDQPVNPTKGEGPKVFRFKGYYWMVVDVWKGLMVLRSDDATRWTEQEGYILGEPGRHATDRAKGQHADVVVDGDRAFIYYFVHQANEAEAATDPRWNQRTVIQVAELVFKDGWLEVDRDRDVAFRLKAPSP; encoded by the coding sequence ATGAAGTCTTTTCTCGCCACCCTGGCCATTGCGGTACCGCTGGCCCTGTCGAGCTGGGCATGCGCCGCCGACATCGCGCCCAAGCCTTTGTTCCGCGCCCCCGTGTTCGACGGCGCGGCGGATGTGTCCATCGTGTACGACCGCGCCGCCCAACTGTGGAAGATGTTCTATACCAATCGCCGGGCGACGATGAAGCTGCCCGATCCGAACGACGTCGCATGGGTACACGGCACGGCCATCGGCATTGCCGCGTCGCCGGACGGCGTGCACTGGCGCTACCAGGGCACGGCCGATTTTCCCAAGGCGTGTACGGACGTGACGTCGTGGGCGCCCGAGATCTTGTACGAAAACGGCGTCTATCACATGTGGCTCACGGTCGTGCCGGGCATCTTCCACCGGTGGGGCGTTCCCGGGGCGGATGGCCGCATCGAGCACCTGACCAGCACCGACCTGTCCAAATGGGACTGCGAGAGCACCGTCAAGCTGGACACCGGCCGCATGATCGACCCGACCGTCGTCAAGATCGGACAGGGCTACCGCATGTGGTACAAGGACGAGCGCGCCGGCAGCCGGATCCTGGCCGCCGACAGCCGGGATCTGCGCACGTGGAAGAAGGTCAGCGACCAGCCGGTCAATCCGACCAAGGGCGAGGGACCGAAGGTGTTCCGCTTCAAGGGGTATTACTGGATGGTCGTCGACGTGTGGAAAGGCCTGATGGTGCTGCGCTCCGACGATGCGACCCGCTGGACGGAGCAGGAAGGCTACATCCTCGGCGAACCGGGCCGCCACGCAACCGACCGGGCCAAGGGGCAGCATGCGGACGTCGTCGTCGATGGCGACCGCGCGTTCATCTACTACTTCGTCCACCAGGCGAACGAGGCGGAAGCGGCCACGGACCCGCGCTGGAACCAGCGCACGGTCATCCAGGTTGCGGAGCTGGTGTTCAAGGACGGCTGGCTCGAGGTCGATCGCGACAGGGATGTCGCGTTCCGGCTGAAGGCGCCATCGCCCTAG
- a CDS encoding YggS family pyridoxal phosphate-dependent enzyme, which translates to MSTIAANLQAVEATIQAACEAAHRPRSTVQLLAVSKTFPAEAVLEAIDAGQRAFGENYVQEGVEKIAAVAKARPGMTLEWHFIGPIQSNKTRPIATSFQWVHTVERLKIAQRLSEQRPPELGPLDICLQVNISGEATKSGAKPEELLDLAKAVVQLPNLRLRGLMAIPEAQADPALQRVPFARLRALAQDIARAGIHLDTLSMGMSGDLQSAVLEGATIVRIGSAIFGARHYE; encoded by the coding sequence ATGTCCACAATCGCAGCCAACTTGCAAGCTGTCGAAGCGACAATCCAGGCCGCTTGCGAGGCCGCACACCGGCCCCGATCCACGGTCCAGTTGCTGGCCGTTTCGAAGACGTTTCCCGCGGAAGCCGTGCTGGAAGCGATCGACGCCGGCCAGCGCGCGTTCGGCGAAAACTATGTGCAGGAAGGCGTCGAGAAGATCGCCGCTGTGGCAAAAGCGCGACCCGGCATGACGCTGGAATGGCATTTCATCGGCCCGATCCAGAGCAACAAGACACGCCCGATCGCGACGAGCTTCCAGTGGGTGCACACGGTCGAACGTTTGAAAATCGCGCAGCGCCTGTCCGAGCAGCGCCCGCCTGAACTGGGGCCGCTCGACATCTGCCTGCAAGTGAACATCAGCGGCGAAGCCACCAAAAGTGGCGCGAAGCCGGAGGAGCTGCTCGACCTGGCCAAGGCCGTCGTCCAGCTGCCGAACCTGCGCCTGCGCGGGCTGATGGCGATCCCGGAAGCGCAGGCCGATCCGGCCCTGCAGCGCGTCCCGTTCGCGCGCCTGCGCGCGCTCGCGCAGGACATCGCCCGCGCCGGCATCCACCTCGACACGCTGTCGATGGGCATGTCCGGCGACCTGCAATCGGCCGTGCTGGAAGGCGCGACCATCGTACGCATCGGCAGCGCGATTTTCGGCGCGCGTCACTACGAATAG
- a CDS encoding type IV pilus twitching motility protein PilT: MDISELLAFSVKNKASDLHLSAGLPPMIRVHGDVRRINLPPLEHKDVHGMIYDIMNDGQRKQYEEMLECDFSFAIPGLARFRVNAYNQERGAAAVMRTIPSKILSLEELNAPKIFADLAMKPRGLVLVTGPTGSGKSTTLAAMINHLNENEYGHILTIEDPIEFVHESKKCLINQREVGPHTLSFNNALRSALREDPDAILVGELRDLETIRLALSAAETGHLVFGTLHTSSAAKTIDRIVDVFPAEEKEMVRAMLSESLQAVISQTLLKTKDGSGRVAAHEIMIGTPAIRNLIREAKIAQMYSAIQTGSNVGMQTLDQNLTDLVRRNVISSSAARFAAKIPENFPG, encoded by the coding sequence ATGGACATCTCTGAGCTGCTCGCTTTCTCGGTCAAGAACAAAGCCTCCGACCTGCACCTGTCGGCCGGCCTGCCGCCGATGATCCGCGTGCATGGCGACGTACGCCGCATCAACCTGCCGCCGCTGGAGCACAAGGACGTGCACGGCATGATCTATGACATCATGAACGACGGCCAGCGCAAGCAGTACGAAGAGATGCTGGAGTGCGACTTCTCGTTCGCGATCCCCGGCCTCGCGCGCTTCCGCGTCAACGCGTACAACCAGGAACGCGGCGCCGCCGCCGTGATGCGGACGATTCCGTCCAAGATCCTGTCGCTGGAAGAGCTGAACGCGCCGAAGATCTTCGCCGACCTGGCGATGAAACCGCGCGGCCTCGTGCTCGTGACGGGTCCGACCGGCTCCGGCAAGTCGACCACGCTCGCCGCGATGATCAACCACCTGAACGAAAACGAGTACGGCCACATTCTGACGATCGAGGACCCGATCGAGTTCGTGCACGAATCGAAGAAGTGCCTGATCAACCAGCGCGAAGTGGGCCCGCACACGCTGTCGTTCAACAACGCGCTGCGCTCGGCGCTGCGCGAAGACCCGGACGCGATCCTCGTCGGCGAGCTGCGCGACCTGGAGACGATCCGCCTCGCGCTGTCCGCCGCCGAGACGGGCCACCTCGTGTTCGGCACGCTGCACACCTCGTCGGCCGCGAAAACCATCGACCGTATCGTCGACGTGTTCCCGGCCGAAGAAAAGGAGATGGTGCGCGCGATGCTGTCGGAATCGCTGCAGGCCGTGATCTCGCAGACGCTGCTGAAAACGAAGGACGGGTCGGGCCGCGTGGCCGCGCACGAGATCATGATCGGCACGCCGGCCATCCGCAACCTGATCCGCGAAGCGAAGATCGCGCAGATGTATTCCGCGATCCAGACCGGCTCCAACGTCGGCATGCAGACGCTGGACCAGAACCTGACGGACCTCGTGCGCCGCAACGTGATCTCGTCCTCGGCCGCACGCTTCGCCGCCAAGATCCCCGAAAACTTCCCCGGCTAA
- a CDS encoding glycoside hydrolase family 97 protein: MMRVRLLALAAMFTSYMAAPAIWAQTVVAAASSPGGVLTVDVQLDGMGKLAYDIKRKGKDIIAPSRLGFNLANAPKLDGGFTLKDKRVSDHDDTWEQPWGERRYVRNHYRELRVDVEQKNRANRRLAIVFRIYDDGVGFRYEFPDQPALRDVAITDELTEFAVAQPATAWWIPAGELSGLEQIIEKVPLKEIGTANTPLTLRLDDGTHIAFHEAALVDYATMWIRKVEGQKLRAQLAPSALGAAVVRHGAFATPWRTLRIADDAAGLYMSDLELNLNEPNKLGDVSWVHPSKFVGVWWEMHLNKGTWNAGPKHAANTANVKRYIDFAAANGFRGVLVEGWNRGWESDWGHGGADFSFTQPYPDFDFPALAAYAKEKGVRLIGHHETGGNVAAYEKQMDAAYKLDAKLGVDSIKSGYVHEAGTMQFAGPDGKVHYGNYDSQEGVRHFVKAVMEAARYRIAIDTHEPVKDTGLRRTYPNWLAREGARGVEYNAWGEPPNAADHEAKLVFTRMLSGPMDYTPGVLSLVGAGGKTFNSTQAKQLANYVVIYSPIAMAADLPENYAKYPAAFKFIRDVPTDWADTRVLNGAVGEYATIARKDRHSDAWYVGAVTDGTARTVAVPLAFLDQGRQYVAEIYRDGEQADYRNAHRFDLVTETKTVTATDAINVRLAPGGGLAVRIVPQR; this comes from the coding sequence ATGATGCGTGTCCGTCTCCTCGCGCTGGCCGCGATGTTTACGAGCTACATGGCGGCACCCGCCATCTGGGCGCAAACCGTCGTGGCCGCGGCAAGCTCGCCCGGCGGCGTGCTCACCGTCGACGTCCAGCTCGACGGCATGGGCAAGCTGGCCTATGACATCAAGCGCAAGGGCAAGGACATCATCGCGCCTTCGCGCCTCGGCTTCAACCTGGCCAACGCGCCCAAGCTGGACGGCGGTTTTACCTTGAAGGACAAGCGCGTCAGCGACCATGACGACACGTGGGAACAGCCGTGGGGCGAGCGCCGCTACGTGCGCAACCACTACCGCGAGCTGCGTGTCGACGTCGAGCAGAAGAACCGCGCGAACCGCCGCCTGGCCATCGTCTTCCGCATCTACGACGACGGCGTCGGCTTCCGCTACGAATTCCCCGACCAGCCGGCGCTGCGCGACGTCGCCATTACGGACGAGCTGACGGAATTTGCCGTCGCGCAGCCGGCGACGGCGTGGTGGATCCCGGCCGGCGAATTGTCCGGCCTCGAACAGATCATCGAGAAGGTGCCGCTCAAGGAAATCGGCACGGCCAACACGCCGCTCACGCTCCGCCTCGATGACGGTACGCACATCGCCTTCCACGAAGCCGCGCTGGTCGACTACGCGACGATGTGGATCCGCAAGGTCGAGGGCCAGAAGCTGCGCGCGCAGCTGGCGCCGTCGGCGCTTGGCGCAGCCGTCGTGCGCCACGGCGCGTTCGCGACGCCATGGCGCACGCTGCGCATCGCGGACGATGCGGCGGGCTTGTACATGTCGGACCTGGAACTGAACCTGAACGAGCCGAATAAACTCGGCGACGTATCGTGGGTGCACCCGTCGAAATTCGTCGGCGTGTGGTGGGAGATGCACCTCAACAAAGGGACGTGGAACGCGGGGCCCAAGCATGCCGCCAACACGGCGAACGTCAAGCGCTACATCGACTTCGCCGCCGCGAACGGCTTCCGCGGTGTGCTGGTGGAGGGCTGGAACCGCGGCTGGGAAAGCGATTGGGGCCACGGCGGCGCCGACTTCAGTTTTACGCAGCCTTACCCCGACTTCGACTTTCCCGCGCTGGCGGCATACGCGAAAGAGAAGGGCGTCCGCCTGATCGGCCACCACGAGACGGGCGGCAACGTCGCTGCCTACGAGAAGCAGATGGATGCGGCGTACAAGCTGGATGCGAAGCTGGGCGTGGACAGCATCAAGTCGGGCTATGTGCACGAAGCGGGCACGATGCAGTTCGCGGGCCCGGACGGCAAGGTCCATTACGGGAACTACGATTCGCAGGAAGGCGTGCGCCATTTCGTCAAGGCCGTCATGGAGGCCGCGCGCTACCGCATCGCCATCGACACGCACGAACCCGTGAAGGACACGGGCCTGCGCCGCACGTATCCGAACTGGCTCGCGCGCGAGGGTGCGCGCGGCGTCGAATACAACGCGTGGGGCGAGCCGCCGAATGCCGCCGACCACGAAGCGAAACTCGTGTTCACGCGCATGTTGAGCGGCCCGATGGATTACACGCCGGGCGTGTTAAGCCTCGTCGGCGCGGGCGGCAAGACGTTCAATTCGACGCAGGCCAAGCAGCTCGCCAACTACGTCGTGATCTATTCGCCGATCGCGATGGCGGCCGATCTGCCGGAGAACTACGCCAAGTATCCGGCCGCCTTCAAATTCATCCGCGACGTGCCGACCGACTGGGCCGACACGCGCGTGCTGAACGGCGCCGTCGGCGAGTACGCGACCATCGCACGCAAGGACCGTCATTCGGACGCATGGTATGTCGGCGCCGTCACGGACGGCACGGCGCGCACGGTGGCCGTGCCGCTGGCCTTCCTGGATCAGGGCAGGCAGTACGTGGCCGAGATCTACCGCGATGGCGAGCAGGCCGATTACCGCAACGCGCACCGGTTCGATCTCGTCACCGAGACGAAGACCGTGACGGCGACGGATGCGATCAATGTGCGGCTGGCGCCGGGTGGCGGGCTGGCGGTGCGGATCGTGCCGCAGCGCTGA
- a CDS encoding glutathione peroxidase, producing the protein MNVFDFQATSLDGKPVDLARYRGKVLLIVNTASKCGFTPQYQGLETLYRELHPRGLEVLGFPCNQFGSQEPGNEAEIGAFCEKNYGVHFPMFAKVDVNGDAAHPLFKHLKQAAPGVLGTEGIKWNFTKFLVGRDGSVLHRYAPQTKPEDIAGDIEKALQQ; encoded by the coding sequence ATGAACGTGTTCGACTTCCAGGCCACTTCCCTCGACGGCAAACCGGTCGACCTGGCCCGGTACCGCGGCAAGGTCCTCCTCATCGTCAACACCGCCAGCAAATGCGGCTTCACGCCGCAATACCAAGGCCTCGAGACCCTGTACCGCGAACTGCACCCGCGCGGCCTGGAAGTGCTGGGCTTCCCCTGCAACCAGTTCGGCAGCCAGGAACCGGGCAACGAAGCGGAGATCGGCGCGTTCTGCGAAAAGAACTACGGCGTGCATTTCCCCATGTTCGCGAAGGTCGACGTCAACGGCGACGCCGCGCACCCGTTGTTCAAGCACCTGAAACAAGCGGCACCCGGCGTGCTGGGGACGGAAGGCATCAAGTGGAACTTCACCAAATTCCTCGTCGGCCGCGACGGCAGCGTGCTGCATCGGTATGCGCCGCAGACCAAGCCGGAAGACATCGCCGGCGACATCGAGAAGGCGCTGCAGCAGTAA
- the proC gene encoding pyrroline-5-carboxylate reductase — MKISFIGGGNMATALIAGLAGKVAHPADIHVVDPNADALARLQGTYGVTTSPDIGAAVAASDVIVLAVKPQQMRDVAVHLQSQLANKPLLLSIAAGIRGADLSRWLGGYGAIVRTMPNTPALIGQGITGMVAMAGVSAAQKDAADSIMRAVGQTVWLDEESLIDPVTAVSGSGPAYVFYFLEAMQQAATEMGLSAEQGKALALATFTGAAQLAAQSDEPVDVLRQRVTSKGGTTHAAITSMEAAGVKQAIVAAMKAAAARGRELGEEMGKDA, encoded by the coding sequence ATGAAGATCAGTTTCATCGGCGGCGGCAACATGGCCACCGCCCTCATCGCCGGCCTGGCCGGCAAGGTCGCACACCCTGCGGACATCCACGTCGTCGACCCGAACGCCGACGCGCTGGCCCGCCTGCAAGGCACGTATGGCGTGACGACGTCGCCCGACATCGGCGCGGCCGTCGCCGCCAGCGACGTCATCGTGCTCGCCGTGAAGCCGCAGCAGATGCGCGACGTCGCCGTCCATTTGCAATCGCAATTGGCGAACAAGCCGCTGCTGCTGTCGATCGCGGCCGGCATCCGCGGCGCGGACCTGTCGCGCTGGCTCGGCGGTTACGGCGCCATCGTGCGCACGATGCCGAACACGCCCGCATTGATCGGGCAGGGCATCACGGGCATGGTGGCGATGGCCGGCGTCAGCGCCGCGCAGAAGGACGCCGCCGACAGCATCATGCGCGCCGTCGGCCAGACCGTGTGGCTGGACGAGGAAAGCCTGATCGATCCGGTGACGGCGGTATCGGGCAGCGGCCCGGCCTACGTGTTCTACTTCCTGGAAGCGATGCAGCAGGCGGCCACGGAGATGGGCCTGTCGGCGGAGCAGGGCAAGGCGCTCGCGCTCGCGACGTTCACCGGCGCGGCCCAGCTGGCGGCGCAATCCGACGAACCCGTCGACGTGCTGCGCCAGCGCGTGACGTCGAAGGGCGGCACCACGCATGCCGCCATCACGAGCATGGAAGCGGCGGGCGTCAAGCAGGCCATCGTCGCGGCGATGAAGGCGGCGGCCGCGCGCGGGCGCGAGCTGGGCGAGGAGATGGGCAAGGACGCCTGA